In Hyperolius riggenbachi isolate aHypRig1 chromosome 10, aHypRig1.pri, whole genome shotgun sequence, a genomic segment contains:
- the LOC137536587 gene encoding kelch domain-containing protein 7B-like translates to MDDVSFSREKVMSTIAENPELIFPKYKSTTVKKLPLMARSCDNILSGESHQRFTLKNKARSMLCLLTEYYSSKLTSSENEPVEEVARGSFIRIPKGLQNLGEAMRFQLTLGNCLELLNLARKNSVPELLKAVYTVISDNYLNVLKNTAVYGQLTFTERERVLQLRMRGRSSLCVVEMKSIFGLNKNVRYSVETAECKTQLLSLDMETNQWKPLTNIPEEACLKGCSICSMHNYLFIAGGLQKNMDGSSCSNKLFCYNPLTDIWTPLSPMIEGRSQLRLIPLDGYLYAVGGECLHTVEKYDPRTNKWTFVAPLPKGSFAVAHEAVACGGEIYISGGHLFYRLFKYNPVHDEWAECPFNASKGRSCDMVSVGNILYRFDMLKDSSVNILKYNTVAKMWSEYTAIFPGSKIPFRCALLDGSIYCLNRETTAKFLMEGDKPEFEAHVFSKVPMRCGGSPHPIVLCLPGTISQTSV, encoded by the coding sequence ATGGATGATGTATCCTTTTCTAGAGAAAAAGTTATGTCTACAATTGCAGAAAACCCAGAGCTAATTTTTCCCAAATATAAATCAACTACTGTGAAGAAATTGCCACTGATGGCTAGGAGCTGTGATAATATCCTTTCTGGAGAGTCCCATCAAAGATTCACCTTGAAAAACAAAGCCCGGAGCATGTTATGCTTGCTGACAGAGTATTACTCTTCCAAACTGACATCATCTGAGAATGAGCCAGTGGAAGAAGTGGCTAGAGGAAGCTTCATTCGCATCCCTAAAGGTCTTCAAAATCTAGGTGAAGCTATGAGGTTTCAGCTGACATTGGGGAACTGTCTAGAATTATTAAATTTAGCTAGAAAGAATAGTGTGCCTGAACTTCTTAAAGCTGTTTATACGGTAATCAGTGACAATTACCTCAATGTGTTGAAGAACACGGCTGTTTATGGTCAATTGACTTTCACAGAGAGAGAAAGGGTTCTACAACTGCGGATGAGAGGAAGGTCATCTCTTTGTGTTgtagaaatgaaaagtatatttggCTTGAATAAAAATGTCAGGTATTCAGTAGAAACAGCTGAGTGTAAGACCCAACTTCTCTCACTAGATATGGAAACAAACCAATGGAAACCTCTAACTAACATCCCAGAGGAGGCCTGTCTTAAGGGCTGCAGTATCTGCTCTATGCACAACTACCTGTTCATTGCAGGAGGACTCCAAAAAAACATGGATGGCTCATCATGCTCCAACAAATTATTTTGTTACAATCCTCTTACTGATATCTGGACTCCTCTCTCACCAATGATTGAAGGCAGGTCCCAGCTGAGGCTGATCCCATTGGACGGTTACCTCTATGCCGTCGGAGGGGAGTGTTTGCATACAGTAGAAAAATATGACCCTAGGACAAACAAATGGACCTTTGTAGCGCCCCTTCCAAAAGGCTCTTTTGCTGTGGCTCATGAAGCTGTAGCCTGTGGAGGAGAAATTTACATCTCAGGAGGACATTTATTTTACCGGTTATTCAAGTACAACCCTGTTCATGATGAATGGGCAGAATGTCCTTTCAATGCCAGCAAGGGCCGCTCTTGTGACATGGTATCAGTTGGCAATATCCTGTATCGATTTGACATGCTTAAGGACTCCTCTGTCAATATTCTGAAATATAATACAGTGGCCAAGATGTGGTCtgaatatacagcaatatttcCAGGTAGCAAAATCCCCTTCAGATGTGCGTTGCTGGATGGTAGCATATACTGCTTGAATAGAGAAACAACGGCAAAGTTCCTAATGGAAGGTGACAAGCCAGAATTTGAGGCACATGTGTTCAGTAAAGTTCCCATGAGGTGTGGAGGTTCTCCTCATCCCATTGTGTTGTGTTTACCTGGGACAATATCACAAACATCGGTATAG